One genomic region from Quercus robur chromosome 4, dhQueRobu3.1, whole genome shotgun sequence encodes:
- the LOC126721031 gene encoding receptor-like protein Cf-9 homolog isoform X1 produces the protein MGRSTWKYQVFFLFSLILHSQVPFPSSLSFSLSSMPPCSALLHFSKSFSLDQHASDAQTSYPKTASWREDKHCCSWDGVECDKNTSHVVGLDLSSSWLMGHIHSNSTLFFLPNLRRLNLADNWFNLSLIPSEFGNFKSLTHLNLSLSVFAGQIPFEISQLSSLVSLDLSENELLIEAPVWKRVIGNLTQLRELILDFTNMSSIRPNSSMNLSSSLTTLSLRYCDLRGKLESNILCLPNIQTFDLSHNSFSGLLPSSLFNLPNLSTLGLGNNQLVGPLPSHVSGLNLRVLFLSSNFLNGTLPTWLFSLPSLEVLYLGENQFVGEIGEFKYNSLMYLNLGYNKLHGSILRLVSRLVNLTELYLSSNNLSIMLGSEMFSKLKNLETLDLSNNSVSINNNAAHALPNLQYLYLAYSNISEFPIFLRLTTNLQLLDLSNNQIYGRVPRWLGDVGNNSLFYVDLRNNLLQGPFPILNSSNLQLIFFSNNNLMGEIPSLICDAIYLQVLDLSHNNLSGTIPKCLVNSTTLSVLDLRMNSIHGNIPAIFAKGNNFRHINLNGNQLEGPLPQSLVNCIDLEVLDLGNNKINGAFPYWLGGLQKLQVLVIRSNRFQGRIGNPKTKFLFPNLQIIDISNNQFNGPLPITYFEYLKAMMNVDESGVASKYMGENYYQDSLNIMVKGQYIAMERVLTILTSIDFSNNSFRGEMPKIIGRLKSLKGLNFSHNNLIGHIPPSIGNLTNLEWLDLSFNKLNGEIPSQLANLTSLEVLKLSHNQLTGHIPLGNQFNTFNNDSYTENLGLCGFPLSRTCDNHEAKQPPPPTLQQDENLGHENGFCWQAISIGYACGAIFGMFMGYLMFKIGKPKCLVRMVKLEKHIMPRRLKKNAHKRGGRR, from the exons ATGGGTCGTTCAACTTGGAAGTATCAagtcttctttttgttctccttGATCTTGCACTCTCAAGTTCCCTTTCcatcatctctctctttttccttgtCTTCAATGCCACCATGCTCTGCTCTACTCCATTTTAGTAAATCTTTTTCTCTTGACCAACATGCTTCTGACGCACAAACTTCTTATCCAAAAACAGCCAGTTGGCGTGAGGATAAGCACTGTTGCAGTTGGGATGGGGTCGAGTGTGACAAAAACACAAGCCATGTGGTTGGCCTGGACCTTAGTTCCAGCTGGCTTATGGGCCACATTCATTCCAACAGTACCCTGTTTTTTCTTCCCAATCTCAGAAGGTTGAACCTCGCTGACAATTGGTTCAATCTCTCCCTAATTCCTTCTGAGTTTGGCAACTTTAAGAGTTTGACTCATCTTAACCTTTCTCTTTCCGTATTTGCTGGCCAAATCCCGTTTGAAATCTCTCAGTTGTCTTCACTGGTTTCACTTGATCTTTCTGAGAATGAGCTATTAATCGAAGCTCCAGTATGGAAAAGAGTCATTGGTAACCTAACTCAGTTAAGGGAACTTATTCTGGATTTCACAAATATGTCCTCAATAAGACCTAATTCTTCGATGAATTTATCCTCCTCTTTGACAACTCTTAGTCTCCGTTACTGTGACTTGCGGGGAAAACTCGAAAGTAACATCCTCTGCCTTCCCAACATACAAACCTTTGATTTGTCACATAATAGTTTTAGCG GTCTATTGCCGTCATCACTATTTAACTTGCCGAATCTCTCAACTTTAGGCCTTGGGAACAATCAACTTGTTGGTCCCCTTCCTAGTCACGTAAGTGGTTTGAATCTAAGAGTTCTctttttaagttcaaatttcCTAAATGGAACATTGCCAACTTGGTTATTCAGTTTGCCATCTTTGGAGGTTTTATATCTTGGTGAAAATCAATTCGTTGGTGAGATTGGTGAATTCAAGTACAATTCATTGATGTATCTTAATTTGGGTTATAATAAGCTACATGGCTCTATACTTAGGTTAGTATCTAGACTTGTGAATCTTACTGAGCTATATCTCTCATCAAATAACTTGAGTATTATGTTGGGGTCTGAAATGTTTTCAAAGCTCAAAAATCTTGAGACTCTTGATTTGTCAAATAACTCAGTTAGCATCAATAATAATGCTGCCCATGCCCTGCCCAATCTTCAATATTTGTACTTGGCTTACTCCAATATTAGTGAATTCCCAATTTTCTTAAGACTGACaacaaatttacaattattaGACCTTTCCAATAACCAAATTTATGGTCGAGTTCCAAGATGGTTGGGGGATGTGGGgaataattcattattttatgttgATCTTCGTAACAACTTGCTACAAGGACCATTTCCCATTCTAAATTCTTCCAATCTGCAACTTATCTTTTTCTCCAATAACAATTTAATGGGAGAAATCCCTTCTTTAATTTGCGATGCAATTTACCTTCAAGTTTTAGACTTGTCTCATAACAACTTAAGTGGCACGATTCCTAAATGTTTGGTAAACTCTACTACCCTCTCAGTGTTGGATTTGCGAATGAATAGCATTCATGGTAACATCCCTGCAATATTTGCCAAAGGAAATAATTTTAGGCATATTAACCTTAATGGCAATCAATTGGAAGGGCCATTGCCTCAATCTTTGGTCAATTGTATAGACTTGGAAGTTCTAGATCTTggaaacaataaaataaatggagCCTTCCCTTATTGGTTGGGAGGTCTTCAGAAATTGCAAGTTCTTGTCATAAGATCAAACAGATTTCAAGGTCGTATAGGCAATCCTAAAACCAAATTTCTTTTCCCAAATTTGCAAATCATAGACATCTCTAACAATCAGTTTAATGGTCCTTTGCCAATaacatattttgaatatttgaaaGCCATGATGAATGTGGATGAAAGTGGAGTTGCATCGAAATATATGGGAGAAAATTATTATCAAGATTCATTGAATATCATGGTGAAAGGGCAGTATATTGCGATGGAGAGAGTCCTAACCATCTTAACAAGcattgatttttcaaacaatagtTTCAGAGGAGAGATGCCAAAGATAATTGGAAGGCTTAAATCACTCAAGGGGCTTAACTTTTCTCACAATAACCTTATAGGTCATATTCCACCATCAATTGGAAATTTGACCAATCTTGAATGGTTAGACCTCTCTTTCAACAAGCTCAATGGGGAGATTCCTAGTCAATTGGCAAATCTAACGTCACTTGAAGTCTTAAAGCTATCACATAACCAACTCACAGGACACATACCTTTAGGAAATCAATTCAATACATTCAACAATGATTCGTACACCGAAAACTTGGGATTGTGTGGGTTTCCATTGTCAAGAACATGCGACAACCACGAGGCAAAGCAACCACCACCA
- the LOC126721657 gene encoding uncharacterized protein LOC126721657 has protein sequence MDEPAISFTDEDAERIHHLHNDAIVITLLIADYTTRRVLVNNGSSADILYYPAFQQMRLGRDQLHPVCSPLIGFGGMKPVRQKKGVFAPERDKAIKEEVQKLTTTQFIKEVYYPDWFVSKATDKCLPFFKVLRKAFEWTDECQKAFQDLKNYLTIAPLLSSSVQGEELYLYLVVSPYAVSSALIREEGKVQKPVYYTSRALKGAEGRYPLIEKLAFALITASRKLRHYFQVHVINVMTDHPLKKAMNKLEAAGCLIQWAVELSEFDIRYQPRNAIKAQALADFIAEFTPSYEDLGEREYNKKWVVHVDGSSTLHAGGIGVVLQSPEGDKLKYKARLQYQTTNNEVEYEALLKGLELANSILILGDSQLVIGQVNGMCEAKEDKMKKYLKKVVRLVKKFKEADFIQIPREENVEADVLAKEASVNEAIDELDAVQYMSSIDLPEMLQIEGDENWMTPIVSYLKDERLPEEKDEARKLRVKSARYILMDEVLYKRGFSQPLLRCLAPDEANYMLREVHEGACGNHSGARSLVHKVILADSIGQPSKLMLRHMLKYVINVSASATFLDSQQSISCQ, from the exons ATGGACGAGCCGGCAATTTCCTTCACCGACGAAGATGCTGAGAGGATCCATCACCTGCATAACGATGCAATTGTCATTACCCTGCTTATTGCAGATTATACAACTAGGAGAGTGTTAGTTAACAATGGAAGCTCAGCAGATATATTGTACTATCCTGCCTTCCAACAGATGAGGCTTGGGCGGGATCAACTTCATCCAGTATGTTCACCATTGATAGGGTTCGGAGGAATGAAG CCTGTTCGTCAGAAGAAAGGGGTGTTCGCCCCTGAGCGGGATAAGGCAATCAAGGAAGAGGTTCAGAAACTAACCACGACACAGTTTATTAAGGAAGTCTATTACCCAGATTG GTTTGTTTCAAAAGCCACAGAcaaatgtttacctttcttcAAAGTCCTCAGGAAGGCATTCGAATGGACGGATGAATGTCAAAAGGCCTTCCAAGACCTGAAGAACTATCTCACTATAGCTCCATTATTAAGTTCGTCCGTGCAAGGAGAAGAACTATACCTGTACTTAGTGGTGTCTCCATATGCCGTAAGTTCAGCTCTAATCAGAGAGGAAGGGAAAGTACAAAAACCTGTGTACTACACTAGCCGAGCACTCAAAGGAGCAGAGGGAAGGTACCCACTTATAGAAAAGTTGGCTTTTGCACTGATAACAGCTTCTAGAAAGTTAAGACATTACTTCCAAGTTcatgtcatcaatgtcatgacAGACCACCCGctcaagaaggcaatgaacaagctgGAAGCTGCAGGATGTCTAATTCAATGGGCGGTGGAACTTAGTGAGTTCGACATTCGGTACCAACCGAGAAATGCAATAAAGGCTCAAGCCCTAGCAGATTTCATTGCAGAGTTCACTCCAAGTTACGAGGATCTTGGAGAAAGAGAGTACAATAAAAAATGGGTCGTCCATGTAGATGGATCATCTACATTGCATGCTGGAGGAATAGGAGTTGTTTTGCAGTCACCAGAAGGAGACAAATTAAAGTACAAGGCTCGTTTGCAATACCAAACTACCAATAATGAAGTggagtatgaagcccttttaAAGGGGTTGGAGTTGGCTAACTCAATACTTATCTTGGGAGACTCTCAGTTGGTTATAGGCCAAGTAAATGGGATGTGTGAAGCCAAAGAAgacaaaatgaagaaatatctaAAGAAGGTAGTGCGCCTTGTGAAGAAATTTAAAGAAGCTGATTTCATTCAAATTCCAAGGGAAGAGAATGTAGAAGCAGATGTTCTGGCAAAAGAGGCGTCTGTGAATGAAGCAATAGACGAGTTGGATGCAGTACAATACATGTCTAGTATAGACCTTCCAGAGATGCTGCAAATAGAGGGTGAtgaaaattggatgaccccaatAGTGTCATACTTGAAGGACGAAAGGCTTccagaagagaaggacgaaGCTAGGAAGCTCAGGGTCAAATCAGCCAGATACATACTTATGGACGAAGTGttatacaaaagaggtttttcccagcctctccTAAGGTGTTTGGCTCCAGACGAGGCAAACTACATGTTGAGGGAGGTTCATGAAGGAGCATGTGGTAACCATTCGGGAGCTAGATCACTCGTCCATAAAGTCATCCTAGCGGattctattggccaaccatccaAGCTGATGCTAAGGCATATGTTAAAGTATGTGATCAATGTCAGCGCTTCAGCAACATTCCTAGACAGCCAGCAGAGTATCTCATGCCAATGA
- the LOC126721659 gene encoding putative pentatricopeptide repeat-containing protein At1g12700, mitochondrial, producing MAFFLEMEDKRLDCDIVIYNILIDGFCNIGELTTAREIFSGLPTKRLQPNVQTYNIMIEGFCKNGLVDEASELLEKMDSNGCSPNERTYNTIIQGLLQHSETSKATKYLKIMVDKGFSTNATTTTMFIDLLLSNQVDENIRELLPKFG from the coding sequence ATGGCATTTTTTTTGGAGATGGAAGACAAAAGGCTGGACTGTGATATTGTGATATATAACATCTTGATTGATGGTTTCTGCAATATTGGGGAACTTACGACTGCAAGAGAAATCTTTAGTGGTCTTCCTACAAAAAGATTGCAACCTAATGTCCAAACTTACAATATAATGATCGAAGGATTTTGCAAGAATGGACTAGTTGATGAAGCGAGTGAGCTGCTTGAGAAAATGGATAGCAACGGTTGTTCACCTAATGAGCGCACATATAACACAATAATTCAAGGGTTATTGCAACATAGTGAGACATCAAAGGCAACAAAATATCTCAAAATAATGGTTGACAAAGGTTTTTCAACAAATGCGACCACTACAACCATGTTTATTGACTTGCTGTTGTCTAATCAAGTAGATGAAAATATTCGAGAGCTGCTTCCAAAGTTTGGGTGA